The following are encoded together in the Terriglobia bacterium genome:
- a CDS encoding type II toxin-antitoxin system HicA family toxin translates to MKFGCSLIRHGKKHDWYTNPKTKVSQPVPRHNEIKEGLSAHIIKLLRNPEDK, encoded by the coding sequence ATAAAGTTCGGCTGTTCCCTCATCCGCCATGGCAAAAAGCACGACTGGTACACAAACCCGAAAACAAAGGTTTCCCAACCAGTCCCGCGACATAACGAGATCAAGGAGGGTTTGTCAGCCCACATTATCAAGCTTCTGCGCAATCCCGAGGATAAATAG